A genome region from Salvelinus alpinus chromosome 26, SLU_Salpinus.1, whole genome shotgun sequence includes the following:
- the LOC139554853 gene encoding dysbindin-like isoform X5 has translation MEDRGITVKPKEVESSQFKLKEVEPALVNLKERQKFFEEAFQQDMDQYLSTGYLQISERRGSFSSMEVNVDMLEQMDLMNMADHESLDVFLLSGGEDNSVASPMLGPDVESITTEITLQVPTQAELRHTLSSLSSTDSQNTKAREDEGGREDRIHCPVGVQSYEIEVPPNTGLAGRPLPPPRNQTLKH, from the exons ATGGAAGACAGAGGAATAACT GTGAAGCCAAAGGAGGTGGAGTCTAGCCAGTTTAAGCTGAAGGAGGTGGAGCCTGCCTTGGTGAATCTGAAGGAGAGGCAGAAGTTCTTTGAAGAGGCATTCCAGCAAGACATGGATCAGTACCTGTCCACCGGCTACCTGCAGATctctgagaggagag GCAGCTTTTCATCCATGGAGGTGAACGTAGACATGCTGGAGCAGATGGACCTGATGAACATGGCCGACCATGAGAGCCTTGACGTCTTCCTCCTCTCTGGGGGAGAGGACAACAGCGTTGCCTCGCCCATGCTGG gtcCAGACGTGGAGTCAATAACCACAGAGATCACACTGCAGGTTCCCACCCAGGCTGAGCTAAGACACAcgctttcctccctctcctccactgacAGCCAGAACACTAAGGCCAGGGAGGATGAAGGGGGTAGGGAGGACCGCATCCACTGTCCTGTCGGGGTGCAATCATACGAGATAGAGGTTCCCCCCAACACAGGCCTAGCAGGAAGGCCACTGCCCCCACCCAGAAACCAGACACTTAAACACTGA
- the LOC139554853 gene encoding dysbindin-like isoform X4, whose translation MEDRGITVKPKEVESSQFKLKEVEPALVNLKERQKFFEEAFQQDMDQYLSTGYLQISERRGPIGSFSSMEVNVDMLEQMDLMNMADHESLDVFLLSGGEDNSVASPMLGPDVESITTEITLQVPTQAELRHTLSSLSSTDSQNTKAREDEGGREDRIHCPVGVQSYEIEVPPNTGLAGRPLPPPRNQTLKH comes from the exons ATGGAAGACAGAGGAATAACT GTGAAGCCAAAGGAGGTGGAGTCTAGCCAGTTTAAGCTGAAGGAGGTGGAGCCTGCCTTGGTGAATCTGAAGGAGAGGCAGAAGTTCTTTGAAGAGGCATTCCAGCAAGACATGGATCAGTACCTGTCCACCGGCTACCTGCAGATctctgagaggagag GGCCAATAGGCAGCTTTTCATCCATGGAGGTGAACGTAGACATGCTGGAGCAGATGGACCTGATGAACATGGCCGACCATGAGAGCCTTGACGTCTTCCTCCTCTCTGGGGGAGAGGACAACAGCGTTGCCTCGCCCATGCTGG gtcCAGACGTGGAGTCAATAACCACAGAGATCACACTGCAGGTTCCCACCCAGGCTGAGCTAAGACACAcgctttcctccctctcctccactgacAGCCAGAACACTAAGGCCAGGGAGGATGAAGGGGGTAGGGAGGACCGCATCCACTGTCCTGTCGGGGTGCAATCATACGAGATAGAGGTTCCCCCCAACACAGGCCTAGCAGGAAGGCCACTGCCCCCACCCAGAAACCAGACACTTAAACACTGA
- the LOC139554853 gene encoding dysbindin-like isoform X3 — translation MQIAWALCSPDKVPPQVNKAEPAQVKLKEVDPPQVKPKEVESSQFKLKEVEPALVNLKERQKFFEEAFQQDMDQYLSTGYLQISERRGPIGSFSSMEVNVDMLEQMDLMNMADHESLDVFLLSGGEDNSVASPMLGPDVESITTEITLQVPTQAELRHTLSSLSSTDSQNTKAREDEGGREDRIHCPVGVQSYEIEVPPNTGLAGRPLPPPRNQTLKH, via the exons ATGCAGATAGCCTGGGCACTGTGTTCCC CGGATAAGGTGCCACCCCAGGTGAACAAGGCGGAGCCTGCCCAGGTTAAGTTAAAGGAGGTGGATCCTCCCCAGGTGAAGCCAAAGGAGGTGGAGTCTAGCCAGTTTAAGCTGAAGGAGGTGGAGCCTGCCTTGGTGAATCTGAAGGAGAGGCAGAAGTTCTTTGAAGAGGCATTCCAGCAAGACATGGATCAGTACCTGTCCACCGGCTACCTGCAGATctctgagaggagag GGCCAATAGGCAGCTTTTCATCCATGGAGGTGAACGTAGACATGCTGGAGCAGATGGACCTGATGAACATGGCCGACCATGAGAGCCTTGACGTCTTCCTCCTCTCTGGGGGAGAGGACAACAGCGTTGCCTCGCCCATGCTGG gtcCAGACGTGGAGTCAATAACCACAGAGATCACACTGCAGGTTCCCACCCAGGCTGAGCTAAGACACAcgctttcctccctctcctccactgacAGCCAGAACACTAAGGCCAGGGAGGATGAAGGGGGTAGGGAGGACCGCATCCACTGTCCTGTCGGGGTGCAATCATACGAGATAGAGGTTCCCCCCAACACAGGCCTAGCAGGAAGGCCACTGCCCCCACCCAGAAACCAGACACTTAAACACTGA
- the LOC139554853 gene encoding dysbindin-like isoform X1: MSSSPGSMDGRQRNNSDKVPPQVNKAEPAQVKLKEVDPPQVKPKEVESSQFKLKEVEPALVNLKERQKFFEEAFQQDMDQYLSTGYLQISERRGPIGSFSSMEVNVDMLEQMDLMNMADHESLDVFLLSGGEDNSVASPMLGPDVESITTEITLQVPTQAELRHTLSSLSSTDSQNTKAREDEGGREDRIHCPVGVQSYEIEVPPNTGLAGRPLPPPRNQTLKH; the protein is encoded by the exons ATGTCTTCTTCTCCAGGATCCATGGATGGAAGACAGAGGAATAACT CGGATAAGGTGCCACCCCAGGTGAACAAGGCGGAGCCTGCCCAGGTTAAGTTAAAGGAGGTGGATCCTCCCCAGGTGAAGCCAAAGGAGGTGGAGTCTAGCCAGTTTAAGCTGAAGGAGGTGGAGCCTGCCTTGGTGAATCTGAAGGAGAGGCAGAAGTTCTTTGAAGAGGCATTCCAGCAAGACATGGATCAGTACCTGTCCACCGGCTACCTGCAGATctctgagaggagag GGCCAATAGGCAGCTTTTCATCCATGGAGGTGAACGTAGACATGCTGGAGCAGATGGACCTGATGAACATGGCCGACCATGAGAGCCTTGACGTCTTCCTCCTCTCTGGGGGAGAGGACAACAGCGTTGCCTCGCCCATGCTGG gtcCAGACGTGGAGTCAATAACCACAGAGATCACACTGCAGGTTCCCACCCAGGCTGAGCTAAGACACAcgctttcctccctctcctccactgacAGCCAGAACACTAAGGCCAGGGAGGATGAAGGGGGTAGGGAGGACCGCATCCACTGTCCTGTCGGGGTGCAATCATACGAGATAGAGGTTCCCCCCAACACAGGCCTAGCAGGAAGGCCACTGCCCCCACCCAGAAACCAGACACTTAAACACTGA
- the LOC139554853 gene encoding dysbindin-like isoform X2: MSSSPGSMDGRQRNNSDKVPPQVNKAEPAQVKLKEVDPPQVKPKEVESSQFKLKEVEPALVNLKERQKFFEEAFQQDMDQYLSTGYLQISERRGSFSSMEVNVDMLEQMDLMNMADHESLDVFLLSGGEDNSVASPMLGPDVESITTEITLQVPTQAELRHTLSSLSSTDSQNTKAREDEGGREDRIHCPVGVQSYEIEVPPNTGLAGRPLPPPRNQTLKH; encoded by the exons ATGTCTTCTTCTCCAGGATCCATGGATGGAAGACAGAGGAATAACT CGGATAAGGTGCCACCCCAGGTGAACAAGGCGGAGCCTGCCCAGGTTAAGTTAAAGGAGGTGGATCCTCCCCAGGTGAAGCCAAAGGAGGTGGAGTCTAGCCAGTTTAAGCTGAAGGAGGTGGAGCCTGCCTTGGTGAATCTGAAGGAGAGGCAGAAGTTCTTTGAAGAGGCATTCCAGCAAGACATGGATCAGTACCTGTCCACCGGCTACCTGCAGATctctgagaggagag GCAGCTTTTCATCCATGGAGGTGAACGTAGACATGCTGGAGCAGATGGACCTGATGAACATGGCCGACCATGAGAGCCTTGACGTCTTCCTCCTCTCTGGGGGAGAGGACAACAGCGTTGCCTCGCCCATGCTGG gtcCAGACGTGGAGTCAATAACCACAGAGATCACACTGCAGGTTCCCACCCAGGCTGAGCTAAGACACAcgctttcctccctctcctccactgacAGCCAGAACACTAAGGCCAGGGAGGATGAAGGGGGTAGGGAGGACCGCATCCACTGTCCTGTCGGGGTGCAATCATACGAGATAGAGGTTCCCCCCAACACAGGCCTAGCAGGAAGGCCACTGCCCCCACCCAGAAACCAGACACTTAAACACTGA